One Nitrospina watsonii DNA segment encodes these proteins:
- a CDS encoding trypsin-like peptidase domain-containing protein: protein MKSRFVSIYMLAFVACLAWSDGAYAEHSVSRGLQVLAEVETGLVGLAEHTLPAVVSISPFVPTGSVGTPESLRKRPTNAGAGVIVNGRDGYVITNAHVVKQAEKIKVTLYGGREFVGEVLGADEETDLAVVKVNSDEVLPQVALGDSSMLKIGQLVVAIGNPYGLNDTLSLGVISGLNRENINLSRYEDFIQTDASINPGNSGGPLLNIRGEVIGINTAIINYAQSIGFAIPSNVVKSVSRQIIEHGQVNRGWLGVGIENVPDDLALKENLEKGEGVMINSIFEGQPAHKAGLKVGDIILKIGGSAVGSPNGMIRLIGNVSPGQHIHLDILRDGKAQSLSVQLGHRKEQVEIASLQANPLPELGFDWSELEREVQGQEQDSDKKKEGVLVTRVEPGSSADQGGLMVGDWITSLNGQDVLNRGHFENILRQNYQRGSVSVTVQRAEEEVMLTLSKRE, encoded by the coding sequence ATGAAAAGCCGGTTCGTTTCCATTTATATGTTGGCGTTTGTTGCTTGTCTGGCATGGAGTGACGGAGCCTATGCGGAACATTCCGTGAGCCGTGGCTTGCAGGTTTTGGCGGAAGTGGAAACGGGGCTGGTGGGCTTGGCAGAGCATACGCTGCCTGCGGTGGTCAGCATCTCCCCGTTCGTGCCGACGGGTTCTGTGGGGACTCCGGAGTCGTTGCGCAAGCGCCCGACCAATGCCGGTGCCGGGGTGATCGTCAACGGACGCGATGGCTATGTGATCACCAATGCTCATGTGGTGAAGCAGGCTGAAAAAATCAAGGTGACGTTGTACGGCGGTCGGGAATTTGTGGGTGAGGTCCTGGGTGCCGACGAAGAAACCGATCTGGCGGTCGTGAAAGTGAATAGCGATGAGGTCCTGCCGCAAGTGGCGCTGGGCGATTCATCGATGTTGAAGATTGGTCAGTTGGTTGTGGCCATTGGCAACCCTTACGGATTGAACGACACTTTGAGTCTGGGCGTGATCAGCGGATTGAATCGGGAGAACATCAACCTGTCCCGATATGAAGATTTTATTCAGACGGATGCCTCCATCAATCCGGGCAACAGCGGCGGTCCGTTACTCAATATCCGTGGCGAGGTCATCGGTATCAATACCGCCATCATCAATTATGCGCAAAGCATCGGCTTTGCGATTCCCTCCAATGTGGTCAAGAGCGTTTCCCGACAGATCATCGAGCATGGCCAGGTCAACCGCGGTTGGCTGGGAGTCGGCATTGAAAATGTTCCGGACGACCTGGCCCTCAAAGAAAATCTGGAAAAAGGTGAGGGTGTGATGATCAATTCCATTTTTGAGGGACAACCTGCCCACAAGGCCGGTCTCAAGGTGGGTGACATCATTCTTAAAATCGGCGGCTCCGCCGTGGGTTCCCCCAATGGCATGATTCGTTTGATCGGCAACGTGTCTCCGGGGCAACACATTCATCTCGATATATTGCGCGACGGCAAGGCGCAATCCCTGTCCGTGCAGTTGGGCCACCGCAAGGAGCAGGTGGAGATCGCATCTTTGCAGGCGAATCCACTTCCCGAGTTGGGGTTCGACTGGTCGGAACTGGAACGGGAAGTGCAGGGCCAGGAGCAGGATTCGGATAAGAAAAAAGAAGGCGTTCTGGTAACACGGGTGGAGCCGGGTAGCTCCGCCGATCAGGGCGGCCTGATGGTGGGTGACTGGATCACCTCCCTGAATGGTCAGGATGTCCTCAATCGGGGGCATTTTGAAAATATTCTTCGGCAGAATTATCAGCGGGGATCGGTATCGGTCACCGTTCAGCGCGCCGAGGAGGAAGTCATGTTGACGCTGAGCAAGCGCGAATAA
- a CDS encoding phosphoadenylyl-sulfate reductase, whose protein sequence is MDWQEFENKSAAAVLDWALDRYGERAGIASSFGLEDMVLIDLAHRTGKPFTVFTLDTGRLHEETYEIMEKTRNKYGIPIRAYFPNAEAVQQLEREKGLFSFRESLENRKECCGIRKVEPLGRALAELEAWITGVRREQSVTRTDIAKAHEDSDHPPLVKFNPLADWTEAQVNQYIAEHKVPVNALHARNYPSIGCAPCTRPIEPGEDIRAGRWWWENPEHKECGLHRPR, encoded by the coding sequence ATGGATTGGCAGGAGTTCGAAAACAAATCAGCCGCCGCGGTTCTCGATTGGGCGCTGGATCGCTATGGGGAACGCGCGGGCATCGCCTCCAGTTTTGGCCTGGAAGACATGGTGCTCATTGATCTTGCCCACCGCACCGGCAAGCCGTTCACCGTGTTCACGCTCGATACCGGCCGCCTGCACGAGGAAACTTACGAGATCATGGAGAAGACCCGCAACAAGTATGGCATCCCCATCCGCGCGTATTTTCCAAACGCGGAAGCGGTGCAACAACTGGAGCGGGAGAAAGGCCTGTTTTCGTTCCGGGAAAGCCTTGAAAACCGCAAGGAGTGTTGCGGCATCCGCAAGGTGGAGCCGCTCGGTCGCGCCCTGGCGGAATTGGAGGCGTGGATCACCGGCGTGCGTCGCGAACAAAGCGTGACCCGCACCGACATCGCCAAGGCGCATGAAGACAGCGACCACCCGCCGCTCGTCAAATTCAATCCGCTGGCCGACTGGACCGAGGCGCAGGTGAACCAGTACATCGCCGAACACAAGGTTCCGGTCAATGCCCTGCACGCCCGCAATTATCCCAGCATCGGTTGCGCGCCCTGCACGCGCCCTATCGAACCCGGAGAAGACATCCGCGCCGGACGGTGGTGGTGGGAAAACCCCGAACACAAGGAATGCGGCCTGCACCGTCCCCGCTGA
- a CDS encoding HD domain-containing protein has translation MSEAIIEKTRQFAQSFFADDGSGHDWWHVHRVWQTACTLADAEGADRTVVEIAALLHDVADWKLGNGSEEPGYETIRNLLKDDLPAETVERVCAIISQVSYKGAGVKTPVDSLEGQVVQDADRLDAIGAVGIARAFAYGGNRNRLIHDPGHEPVLHQSFGEYKKNKGPSINHFYEKLLLLKDRMNTPTARAIADQRHRFMEQYLQQFFGEWDGKL, from the coding sequence ATGTCCGAAGCCATCATTGAAAAAACCCGCCAGTTCGCTCAATCTTTTTTTGCCGACGACGGGTCCGGCCACGACTGGTGGCATGTGCATCGCGTCTGGCAGACGGCGTGCACGCTGGCCGATGCGGAAGGGGCCGACCGCACGGTCGTCGAAATCGCTGCCCTGCTGCATGATGTCGCCGACTGGAAACTCGGCAACGGCAGTGAGGAGCCGGGTTACGAAACCATCCGCAATCTATTGAAGGACGACCTGCCCGCCGAGACGGTGGAGCGGGTGTGCGCCATCATCTCCCAGGTCTCGTACAAGGGGGCCGGGGTGAAGACGCCGGTCGATTCGCTGGAAGGCCAGGTGGTGCAGGATGCGGACCGGCTGGACGCCATCGGCGCCGTGGGCATCGCCCGCGCTTTCGCCTACGGCGGCAACCGGAACCGCCTGATCCACGACCCCGGTCACGAGCCGGTGCTGCACCAGAGTTTCGGCGAATACAAAAAAAACAAAGGGCCCTCGATCAATCATTTTTATGAAAAGCTGTTGCTGCTCAAGGACCGCATGAACACGCCCACGGCGCGCGCCATTGCAGACCAGCGGCACCGCTTCATGGAACAGTATCTGCAACAATTTTTCGGGGAATGGGATGGAAAACTCTAG
- a CDS encoding SIR2 family NAD-dependent protein deacylase, translated as MENSSQVLRCAKVLSLADSILILTSAGMSADSNIPTFRDKEGYWKNFPPFRSKGLEAQDLANPWAFENELEHAWAFYEWRRRNANENQPHPGYHILNRWVDEVFENAFIHTTNTDGYHLRSGAAADRVKEVHGSMWRLQCTRPCSGDFWDEPAVPLCDLDYDTMKAANFPTCPHCGAVARPHILMFGDAQYIGHPEQEKRFSSFVQNPVDAVLLIGSSGAVPTNDYLAVHFRDQGVPVVNINLDSSANSILRTEFMLEMPGKAALEALDKALSSLKN; from the coding sequence ATGGAAAACTCTAGCCAGGTTTTGCGTTGCGCCAAAGTGCTGTCGCTGGCCGACTCGATTTTAATTCTGACCAGCGCCGGTATGAGTGCCGACTCCAACATCCCCACCTTCCGCGACAAGGAGGGGTACTGGAAAAACTTTCCGCCGTTCAGGTCCAAGGGGCTGGAAGCACAGGACCTGGCTAATCCCTGGGCGTTTGAAAATGAATTGGAACATGCCTGGGCGTTTTATGAATGGCGGCGGCGCAACGCCAACGAGAACCAGCCGCATCCCGGCTACCATATCCTGAATCGCTGGGTGGATGAAGTGTTCGAGAACGCGTTCATCCACACCACAAATACCGACGGCTACCATTTGCGATCGGGTGCGGCGGCGGACAGGGTGAAGGAAGTCCACGGCTCCATGTGGCGCTTGCAATGCACGCGGCCCTGCTCCGGCGATTTCTGGGACGAGCCCGCGGTGCCGTTGTGCGACCTCGATTACGACACCATGAAAGCAGCAAACTTTCCAACCTGTCCGCATTGCGGAGCCGTAGCGCGCCCGCACATCCTCATGTTCGGCGACGCCCAGTACATCGGTCACCCCGAACAGGAAAAACGGTTTTCCAGCTTCGTGCAGAATCCGGTGGACGCGGTGCTACTGATCGGCAGTTCCGGGGCCGTGCCCACCAACGATTATCTGGCCGTGCATTTTCGCGATCAGGGTGTGCCGGTGGTCAACATCAATCTGGACTCCAGCGCCAATTCGATTCTGCGCACGGAGTTCATGCTGGAAATGCCGGGCAAGGCAGCACTGGAAGCGCTGGACAAGGCATTGAGTTCGTTAAAAAACTGA
- a CDS encoding Lcl C-terminal domain-containing protein, protein MRILAIVLVFWLSLAASASAACKKEEVCTMMKTLGHFDILNQCPNAAPLLVECKKVSETRMEALPAPNFVENGDGTVKDTINKLTWVKAGIRDQKYSLQEAEEMALTSQLAGKTGWRLPTLPELKTLLYNDRVTNASGQKAWVNPIFDDGRGHYYWTSTTCEKISVIEDRYQEKLCQQGEQGAWLIHFNIGAIFWHHTSAKNYYVWLVRNSD, encoded by the coding sequence ATGCGCATTCTGGCAATCGTGTTGGTCTTCTGGTTGTCTCTGGCAGCCAGTGCTTCCGCTGCCTGCAAGAAGGAAGAAGTCTGTACCATGATGAAGACCCTGGGGCATTTTGACATTCTGAATCAATGCCCGAATGCCGCTCCGCTGTTGGTGGAATGCAAGAAGGTTTCGGAAACCCGGATGGAAGCCCTGCCGGCTCCCAATTTTGTCGAAAACGGCGACGGCACGGTGAAGGACACGATCAACAAACTGACCTGGGTCAAGGCCGGCATTCGTGACCAGAAGTACTCCCTGCAGGAAGCCGAGGAGATGGCTCTGACGTCACAACTGGCCGGCAAAACCGGATGGCGTCTGCCGACATTGCCCGAATTGAAAACCCTGCTTTACAACGATCGAGTGACCAATGCCAGTGGACAGAAAGCCTGGGTCAACCCCATTTTCGATGATGGGCGGGGCCATTATTACTGGACCTCGACCACCTGCGAAAAAATTTCTGTCATTGAAGACCGCTATCAGGAAAAACTCTGCCAGCAAGGCGAGCAGGGAGCCTGGTTGATTCATTTTAATATTGGGGCCATTTTCTGGCACCACACTTCGGCCAAGAACTATTATGTCTGGCTGGTCCGAAATAGCGATTAA
- a CDS encoding CBS domain-containing protein, translating to MTDILEEISNYMSSPVLRIDSEASVQDAAILMEANHVGSLIVEEYGDDIGILTERDFTQKVLSKGKNPEEIKATEIMSQPIKSMDRYMPIEEANRFMQKNKIRHLAVTEEDKIVGLLSVKDLVAYYSKDFQVREDF from the coding sequence ATGACAGATATTCTTGAAGAAATCAGTAATTACATGTCGTCTCCCGTTCTGCGTATCGATTCCGAAGCCTCGGTTCAGGACGCAGCCATCCTTATGGAAGCCAATCATGTTGGCAGCCTCATCGTGGAAGAGTACGGGGACGATATTGGAATTCTGACCGAGCGGGATTTCACCCAGAAAGTTCTGTCTAAAGGAAAAAACCCGGAAGAGATCAAGGCCACTGAGATCATGAGCCAGCCCATCAAGAGCATGGACCGGTATATGCCCATCGAGGAAGCCAACCGGTTCATGCAAAAAAACAAGATCCGGCATCTGGCGGTGACCGAAGAAGACAAAATCGTCGGTCTTCTTTCCGTCAAAGATCTGGTGGCTTATTATTCCAAAGATTTTCAGGTCCGGGAGGACTTTTAA
- a CDS encoding protein adenylyltransferase SelO, with protein METLNFKNRFVKLGGEFYQYKAPAPVTNPFPVASNPDVAALLDLDPNAFDRPEFWQSFGGNHALPGAQPLAMVYSGFQFGNYNPQLGDGRGLLLGEIENDRGESWDVYLKGCGQTRFCRGFDGRATLRSSIREYLCGEAMAGLGIPTTRALALVGIEELIQRELPEPAAVLVRVARTHMRFGNFDYFHYTNRPGKVTELADHAIHCYFPELETAPDKYAQLFAQVVDRTAWMIACWQSVGFAHGVMNTDNMSLLGETFDYGPYGFMDRFNPMFIPNHSDMHGRYSYAQQPQIGHWNLAKLGETLTHLVEPERLQQELERYSARFNHYNRTLMARKLGLSVLDAEFDSLVSGMIQVLSRHKPDHTNFFRTLSGFRTGSLATLRSYFPGNPEELNAWLDRYTRLLEREDITPEEQQEAMDAVNPKFILRNYLAQGAIDRALKENDYSEIERLRVILKYPFGDQPEVFRKWDIDPTHYASDTPEPYLGMQVSCSA; from the coding sequence GTGGAGACACTGAATTTCAAAAACCGGTTCGTGAAGCTGGGAGGCGAGTTTTATCAATACAAGGCTCCGGCTCCCGTCACGAACCCGTTTCCGGTCGCCAGCAATCCGGACGTGGCGGCATTGCTCGACCTCGATCCCAACGCGTTCGACCGGCCCGAGTTCTGGCAGTCTTTCGGCGGCAACCACGCCCTGCCCGGAGCCCAGCCGCTGGCGATGGTGTATTCAGGCTTCCAGTTCGGCAATTACAATCCGCAACTGGGAGATGGACGCGGTCTCTTGCTGGGAGAGATTGAAAACGACCGCGGCGAAAGCTGGGACGTGTACCTGAAAGGCTGCGGCCAGACCCGGTTCTGCCGTGGCTTCGACGGGCGCGCCACCCTGCGCTCTTCGATCCGCGAATACCTGTGCGGCGAGGCCATGGCCGGTCTCGGCATTCCCACCACCCGCGCCCTGGCGCTGGTCGGCATCGAGGAATTGATCCAGCGCGAACTGCCGGAACCCGCCGCCGTGCTGGTGCGCGTCGCCCGCACCCACATGCGCTTCGGCAACTTCGATTACTTCCACTACACCAATCGTCCCGGAAAAGTCACGGAACTGGCCGACCATGCCATCCACTGTTATTTCCCGGAACTGGAAACGGCGCCGGACAAATACGCGCAACTGTTCGCGCAGGTGGTGGATCGCACGGCGTGGATGATTGCCTGCTGGCAATCGGTGGGCTTTGCGCACGGCGTCATGAACACGGACAACATGTCGCTCCTGGGCGAAACCTTCGACTACGGCCCGTATGGATTCATGGACCGGTTCAATCCGATGTTCATCCCCAACCATTCGGACATGCACGGCCGCTACTCCTACGCGCAGCAACCGCAGATCGGCCACTGGAATCTGGCCAAGCTGGGCGAAACCCTGACGCACCTGGTGGAGCCGGAGCGCCTGCAACAGGAACTGGAACGGTATTCCGCCCGCTTCAACCATTACAACCGCACCCTGATGGCGCGCAAACTCGGACTCAGCGTGCTGGATGCGGAATTCGACAGCCTGGTGAGCGGCATGATTCAGGTGCTGTCCCGGCACAAACCCGATCACACCAATTTCTTCCGCACACTTTCCGGGTTTCGCACCGGATCGCTGGCCACCCTGCGCTCGTATTTCCCGGGCAATCCGGAAGAACTCAACGCCTGGCTCGACCGCTACACACGCCTGCTTGAGCGGGAGGACATCACCCCCGAAGAACAGCAGGAAGCCATGGACGCGGTCAATCCGAAATTCATTCTGCGCAACTACCTGGCGCAGGGAGCCATCGACCGGGCTCTCAAGGAAAATGATTATTCGGAAATCGAACGGCTTCGGGTTATCCTGAAATACCCGTTTGGGGACCAGCCGGAGGTGTTCCGGAAATGGGACATCGATCCCACACACTACGCAAGCGACACACCGGAGCCTTACCTCGGCATGCAGGTCAGCTGTTCCGCGTAA
- the thiL gene encoding thiamine-phosphate kinase → MSLDRLGEFGLIARLQSHIPTQSSRVVQGIGDDCAVFSQPGGNYQVVTADALIESVHFDLKTHTPEQLGWKTVAVNASDVAAMGALPRFAVITLGVPKNTPVRFLDRLYKGLNRACREFEIDLVGGDTVSTPKHWMISLTVFGETHKKRLFTRKGAQPGDALLVTGTLGDSALGLKILQSPRKKWTGRAADRKHLVQRHLEPTARVREAAKLARSKWRVTSMIDLSDGLSQDCNHILKASGVGAEVWECALPFSQAFENVCAGNRLRAGELAFQGGEDYELLFTLKSEDVKKLLESFVKYGTPVTQIGVISARKNGVTWVRSNGRRQVLRNPVGFNHFKENG, encoded by the coding sequence ATGAGTCTTGATCGTTTAGGCGAATTCGGGTTGATCGCCCGCCTCCAGTCCCACATCCCCACCCAGTCCAGCCGGGTCGTCCAGGGCATTGGTGACGATTGCGCCGTTTTCTCCCAGCCGGGAGGAAACTACCAGGTCGTCACCGCCGACGCGTTGATCGAGTCCGTTCATTTCGATTTGAAGACGCACACGCCGGAGCAGCTGGGATGGAAAACGGTGGCGGTGAATGCCAGCGATGTGGCGGCAATGGGAGCCCTGCCCCGCTTTGCCGTCATCACCCTGGGCGTTCCCAAAAACACTCCGGTGCGATTTCTCGACCGTTTGTATAAAGGCCTCAACCGGGCCTGCCGGGAATTCGAGATCGACCTCGTCGGGGGCGATACGGTGTCCACGCCCAAACACTGGATGATCAGCTTGACAGTGTTCGGCGAGACCCATAAAAAACGCCTGTTCACGCGCAAGGGGGCGCAACCGGGAGACGCTCTCCTGGTGACGGGCACGCTCGGCGACTCCGCCCTCGGTCTCAAAATCCTGCAATCGCCGCGCAAAAAATGGACCGGACGCGCCGCCGATCGAAAACACTTGGTGCAACGCCACCTCGAACCCACCGCCCGGGTGCGGGAAGCGGCCAAACTGGCCCGCTCGAAGTGGCGGGTGACTTCGATGATCGACCTGAGCGATGGTCTCAGCCAGGACTGCAACCACATTCTGAAAGCCTCCGGCGTCGGCGCGGAGGTGTGGGAATGCGCCCTCCCCTTCAGCCAAGCCTTTGAAAACGTGTGTGCCGGGAACAGGCTCCGGGCCGGCGAACTGGCCTTCCAAGGAGGCGAGGACTATGAATTATTATTTACATTAAAATCTGAAGATGTTAAAAAATTATTGGAGTCGTTTGTTAAATACGGAACACCTGTGACTCAAATCGGAGTGATTTCGGCCCGGAAAAATGGGGTCACTTGGGTCCGCAGCAACGGACGCCGCCAAGTTCTCCGAAATCCTGTGGGATTCAATCATTTTAAAGAAAATGGTTGA
- a CDS encoding hemolysin family protein: protein MLFFLLGLSGFFAACEAAFFSLNTAQVASLREHKGRTGNLVSDLLQTPRELLITIYIGNELVNIAVSALATSIALTVFGDMGVAIAIGIGTFLILLFGEILPKSMALNFAERFALFASFPLKVFAYLVQPIQKPFVRMAQRVITYLGVPTFEEEGIITDADFRAMVKIGEGEGIIDAEEGELIHNVIEFGQKTVEEVMTPKIDMFYLTINQKMDEIMPQITENFYSRVPVFEEDEETLVGVLLTKDLANYRQLPADKFNLKSIVKPALTVPASKNLKDMLKNFRKAQRHMAIVLDEYGSIDGLVTLEDVLEELVGEIDSEMRREESYIHKITEKRYRLKAMLSIEEFNAYFTAGLPDEQFNTIGGFVFGLFGRVPRSAETITFDRFKFRVEKMKGARILSLHLTVNAIKKPKAEVIEEEANNT from the coding sequence TTGCTGTTTTTTCTGCTGGGGCTATCCGGATTTTTTGCGGCATGTGAAGCGGCCTTCTTTTCACTCAACACCGCACAGGTAGCCTCGCTCCGAGAACACAAAGGACGGACAGGGAATTTAGTCAGCGACCTGCTTCAAACGCCCCGCGAACTGCTCATCACCATTTACATCGGCAATGAGTTGGTCAACATTGCTGTGTCCGCGCTGGCAACATCCATCGCCCTGACGGTGTTCGGGGACATGGGGGTGGCCATCGCCATCGGTATCGGCACCTTCCTCATTCTCCTCTTCGGCGAAATCCTGCCAAAATCCATGGCCCTGAATTTTGCGGAACGGTTCGCCCTGTTTGCGTCCTTTCCGCTCAAGGTATTCGCCTACCTGGTGCAACCCATACAGAAACCATTCGTGCGCATGGCTCAACGGGTCATCACCTACCTGGGCGTGCCGACTTTCGAGGAAGAAGGCATCATCACCGATGCGGATTTCCGCGCCATGGTCAAGATCGGCGAGGGAGAAGGCATCATCGACGCCGAGGAAGGCGAACTGATCCACAATGTGATCGAATTCGGGCAGAAAACCGTCGAGGAAGTCATGACGCCCAAGATCGACATGTTCTACCTGACGATCAATCAGAAGATGGATGAGATCATGCCGCAGATCACCGAAAACTTTTATTCCCGCGTGCCAGTTTTTGAAGAGGACGAGGAAACTCTCGTCGGTGTGCTGCTGACCAAGGATCTCGCCAACTACCGGCAGTTGCCTGCCGACAAGTTCAACCTGAAGAGCATCGTCAAACCGGCGCTCACCGTGCCCGCTTCCAAAAATCTGAAGGACATGCTCAAAAACTTTCGCAAGGCACAACGCCACATGGCCATCGTCCTCGACGAGTACGGCAGCATCGACGGATTGGTGACGCTGGAAGACGTGCTGGAAGAACTGGTCGGCGAAATCGACAGCGAAATGCGCCGCGAGGAAAGCTACATTCATAAAATCACCGAAAAGCGTTACCGCCTCAAGGCCATGCTGAGCATCGAGGAATTCAACGCCTACTTCACCGCCGGCCTGCCGGACGAGCAGTTCAACACCATCGGCGGATTCGTATTCGGGCTGTTCGGGCGCGTCCCCCGCTCGGCAGAGACCATCACCTTCGACCGGTTTAAATTCCGCGTGGAAAAAATGAAAGGGGCACGCATCCTGAGTCTGCACCTGACCGTGAACGCCATCAAAAAACCGAAGGCTGAAGTGATCGAGGAGGAGGCGAACAATACCTGA
- a CDS encoding hemolysin family protein, producing MDLGTTLILVGAFILMEGFFSGCEIGMISVNRIRMEQLSGEGVRSARLINKLLQTPEQLFAITSLGTNLCVVSSTAVFTSYLVTHFGRWGDFLSMLIISPFILFAGEIVPKLIFQSRSDAIMSAMVYPLNIFSKILAPFNALFTHLNAFIYKKIFKQSDVPTYTRISREQIRHISHPESDTSELEPEERVMIHKIFNFGELSAEQCMVPLIQLYAISDTATVEEANKLANESGFSRLPVFHERMFNLIGILNTFDLLTVPQDASPITDLIRPAYYIPPNKKLDDLLKELQQRGLHLAIVVDEHGGCVGIITIEDLLEQIVGEIEDEYDEPQKYYEKYDEDGYLVQGDIEIAMLNEELHLDLPEGDYETVAGLMIDRLEKIPVAGDQVIVEGCRLTVKEASKRKINSVILRRLPPDYDAENKDEDPVGNGGTTPTVREKPAPDGDDQLLPEQPPVEKKKKPEKASSLSSPRS from the coding sequence ATGGATCTCGGAACGACTCTCATTCTGGTTGGCGCGTTCATCCTCATGGAAGGTTTTTTCTCCGGATGCGAGATCGGCATGATCTCCGTCAATCGCATCCGCATGGAGCAACTGTCTGGAGAAGGTGTGCGCTCCGCCCGTCTTATCAATAAGCTGTTGCAGACGCCGGAACAACTGTTCGCCATCACCTCTCTCGGCACCAACCTTTGCGTGGTCAGTTCCACCGCTGTGTTCACCAGCTACCTGGTAACCCATTTCGGCCGCTGGGGCGACTTTCTGTCGATGCTGATCATCTCCCCGTTCATTCTGTTCGCGGGAGAGATCGTGCCCAAGCTCATTTTCCAGAGCCGTTCCGACGCCATCATGTCGGCGATGGTGTACCCGCTGAACATCTTCAGCAAAATTCTGGCGCCGTTCAACGCCCTGTTCACGCACCTCAACGCATTCATCTATAAGAAAATTTTCAAACAGTCCGACGTCCCCACCTACACACGCATCAGCCGGGAACAAATCCGCCACATCTCGCACCCGGAATCCGACACATCGGAACTCGAACCGGAAGAACGGGTGATGATTCACAAAATTTTCAATTTCGGAGAACTGTCGGCGGAGCAATGCATGGTGCCGTTGATCCAGTTGTACGCCATCTCGGACACGGCAACGGTGGAGGAAGCGAACAAACTGGCCAATGAATCGGGGTTCTCGCGGCTTCCCGTTTTTCATGAACGCATGTTCAACCTGATCGGTATCCTCAACACCTTCGACCTGTTGACCGTGCCGCAGGACGCCAGCCCGATCACCGATCTCATCCGGCCCGCGTATTACATTCCGCCGAACAAAAAACTCGACGACCTGTTGAAGGAGCTGCAACAACGCGGCCTGCATCTCGCCATCGTGGTGGATGAACACGGCGGCTGCGTCGGCATCATCACCATTGAAGACCTGCTGGAACAGATCGTCGGAGAAATCGAAGACGAGTACGATGAGCCGCAGAAGTATTATGAAAAATACGATGAGGACGGGTACCTCGTGCAAGGCGACATCGAAATCGCCATGCTCAACGAAGAACTGCACCTCGACCTGCCTGAAGGCGATTACGAAACGGTGGCGGGATTGATGATCGACCGGCTGGAAAAAATCCCGGTGGCGGGAGATCAGGTGATCGTAGAGGGGTGCCGGTTGACGGTGAAGGAAGCCAGCAAACGCAAAATCAACTCCGTGATCCTGCGCCGGCTGCCTCCGGATTACGATGCGGAAAATAAAGATGAGGACCCGGTCGGGAACGGCGGCACCACGCCGACTGTCAGAGAAAAACCGGCTCCGGATGGAGACGACCAACTGCTGCCGGAACAGCCGCCTGTTGAAAAAAAGAAAAAACCGGAAAAGGCCTCATCCCTGTCTTCCCCGCGATCCTGA
- a CDS encoding DnaJ domain-containing protein, with protein sequence MSWLLGAGFGFLRGGPLGAVIGGVTQHVVSKKFQKLVRKSLPGVKNEPVFVTCVIVVMTKIAMIKGTVRPREVETIYRFFVRNLNYREGDFEGINRVIREVYGLNPDLKPVVKQYKQATESKYRSLLLTLAYQVALVEDSLTEGTQKEINELARLLDLSHETHNAIREKLSLDDLVTPYGVLGVPVSATDEEIKKAYRRLASLYHPDRVAHRGGEEVEQAHIRFLQLQDAYREIGLIRRF encoded by the coding sequence ATGTCCTGGTTGTTGGGTGCCGGATTTGGATTTTTGAGAGGCGGTCCGCTGGGTGCGGTGATTGGTGGCGTGACCCAGCACGTCGTGTCAAAAAAATTTCAAAAGCTGGTGCGTAAAAGCCTCCCCGGCGTGAAGAACGAACCGGTGTTTGTGACCTGTGTCATCGTGGTGATGACAAAAATCGCCATGATCAAGGGCACGGTGCGCCCCCGCGAAGTGGAAACCATCTACCGCTTTTTTGTGCGCAACCTGAATTACCGGGAAGGAGATTTCGAAGGCATCAATCGCGTCATCCGCGAAGTGTACGGCCTCAATCCGGATTTGAAGCCGGTGGTGAAACAATACAAGCAGGCGACGGAATCGAAATACCGCTCGCTGTTGTTGACGCTGGCCTATCAGGTTGCGTTGGTCGAGGACTCCTTAACGGAAGGCACGCAGAAAGAGATCAATGAGCTGGCGCGCCTATTGGATCTTTCCCATGAAACGCACAACGCGATTCGCGAGAAATTATCTCTTGATGATCTGGTGACGCCTTACGGCGTGCTGGGGGTGCCGGTATCGGCCACCGATGAGGAAATCAAAAAGGCGTATCGCCGCCTGGCGTCCCTGTATCATCCCGATCGTGTGGCGCATCGGGGTGGCGAGGAAGTGGAGCAGGCCCACATCCGGTTTTTGCAGTTGCAGGACGCGTATCGGGAAATCGGGTTGATCCGGCGGTTTTGA